The Virgibacillus dokdonensis genome includes a window with the following:
- a CDS encoding alpha-ketoacid dehydrogenase subunit beta: protein MGKKTIVQAINDALDYKLNKDENVLLFGEDIGPNGGVFRVTDGLQAKHGEDRVFDTPLAESGILGMSVGLATEGFRPVPEIQFLGFILEAMSPVVAQFSRMRYRMANTRSMPITVRAPYGGGVHTPELHSDSLEGILAQVPGMRIVIPSNPYDAKGLLISAIESNDPVIFLEHLKLYRSIKQDIPDEDYRVPLDKAAVTREGSDVTVIGYGLMISEALKAAKELEDEISVEVIDLRTIAPIDMDTVLASVKKTGRVVVTQEAQRQAGVTGQLMSEIGERAFMYLEAPISRVTAPDSVYPFGAAEADWLPNAKDIIKKVKEVYDF from the coding sequence ATGGGTAAAAAAACAATTGTACAGGCTATTAATGATGCACTGGACTATAAATTAAATAAAGATGAAAACGTTTTATTGTTTGGTGAAGATATTGGACCTAACGGTGGTGTTTTCAGGGTTACAGATGGGCTTCAAGCTAAACATGGAGAGGATCGTGTATTTGATACACCATTAGCAGAATCCGGGATTCTAGGTATGTCTGTAGGATTAGCTACAGAAGGATTTAGACCTGTCCCTGAAATACAGTTTCTAGGATTTATTCTAGAAGCAATGTCTCCAGTTGTAGCCCAATTTTCTCGAATGCGCTACCGGATGGCAAACACAAGAAGTATGCCAATTACAGTTAGAGCACCATATGGCGGTGGAGTGCATACACCAGAACTTCACTCCGATAGTTTAGAAGGTATATTAGCACAGGTGCCGGGGATGCGTATTGTTATTCCAAGTAACCCATATGATGCCAAAGGGCTACTTATTTCTGCGATCGAAAGTAATGATCCGGTTATTTTCTTAGAACATTTGAAGCTTTACCGCTCCATTAAACAGGACATTCCAGATGAAGATTATCGTGTACCTTTAGATAAAGCAGCAGTTACACGTGAAGGATCTGATGTAACCGTTATAGGGTATGGTCTTATGATTAGTGAAGCACTTAAAGCAGCTAAAGAATTAGAAGATGAAATTTCTGTAGAAGTTATTGATTTAAGAACGATTGCACCAATTGATATGGACACAGTGCTTGCATCCGTTAAGAAAACAGGTCGTGTTGTGGTTACACAAGAAGCACAACGTCAAGCAGGTGTCACGGGACAATTAATGTCAGAAATTGGGGAGCGTGCCTTTATGTATTTAGAAGCACCTATTTCAAGAGTTACCGCACCAGATTCCGTTTACCCGTTTGGTGCAGCTGAAGCAGACTGGCTCCCTAATGCGAAAGATATTATTAAAAAAGTGAAGGAAGTATATGATTTTTAG
- the pdhA gene encoding pyruvate dehydrogenase (acetyl-transferring) E1 component subunit alpha — translation MSKKSTTKLDLVSLVKGYKDSFPFYQVLAPSGEIVHSDLEPKLSDEELSTLMKRLVWARKYDKRVTLLNRQGALGNYAPGGGQEASQIATQYALGEKDFFAGTYRDLAPLILHGLPLEKAFLWYKGHMKGNEYPEDLQAYAPQVIVGGHITHAMGVAFGMKKRNKKSIVLSLSGDGATSQGDFYEGINFAGAYQVPYVAVVQNNGYGISVPVEQQTAAETLAQKAVAAGIPGIRVDGMDPLAMYAAVSTAREHALAGKGPVVIEALTYRFGPHTMSDDPTRYRLAEELGEWEQKDPLVRMRTYLSNKGLWTEEQEKEVEESCKQEIKDAVAAIGQVDKQKVSDFLKNMYEVSPQNIQEQIAEYEAREMKENG, via the coding sequence ATGTCTAAAAAAAGTACAACAAAGTTAGATTTAGTTAGCCTTGTAAAAGGATATAAAGATTCGTTTCCTTTTTACCAAGTACTAGCTCCATCAGGAGAAATAGTGCATTCTGACCTAGAACCTAAGCTAAGTGATGAAGAACTGAGTACATTAATGAAAAGACTTGTATGGGCCCGGAAGTATGATAAAAGAGTTACATTACTAAACCGTCAAGGAGCTTTAGGAAATTATGCTCCAGGTGGGGGACAAGAAGCTAGTCAAATTGCTACACAATATGCCTTAGGTGAGAAGGATTTTTTTGCAGGAACCTACCGAGATTTAGCACCGCTTATTTTACATGGCTTACCTTTAGAAAAAGCTTTCCTTTGGTATAAAGGGCATATGAAAGGAAATGAGTATCCAGAAGATCTCCAAGCTTATGCACCGCAAGTGATTGTTGGTGGGCACATTACACACGCAATGGGTGTTGCATTTGGAATGAAAAAGCGAAATAAAAAATCAATCGTATTGTCATTAAGTGGTGATGGGGCAACGTCACAAGGAGACTTTTATGAGGGCATTAACTTTGCTGGTGCTTATCAGGTTCCTTATGTTGCCGTTGTTCAAAATAATGGATATGGTATCTCGGTACCAGTCGAACAACAAACGGCCGCTGAAACATTGGCACAGAAAGCTGTAGCGGCAGGAATTCCGGGTATTCGAGTAGATGGAATGGACCCACTTGCTATGTACGCAGCAGTCTCTACAGCTCGTGAACATGCCTTGGCAGGGAAAGGACCTGTCGTTATAGAAGCGTTAACCTACCGTTTTGGACCACATACGATGTCTGACGATCCAACTCGTTATCGTTTAGCTGAGGAGTTAGGAGAATGGGAGCAAAAAGATCCCCTAGTTAGAATGAGAACGTATTTAAGCAATAAAGGCTTATGGACGGAAGAACAAGAAAAAGAAGTTGAAGAATCTTGTAAGCAAGAGATTAAAGACGCCGTTGCAGCAATTGGTCAAGTTGACAAACAAAAAGTGTCTGATTTCTTGAAGAACATGTATGAAGTTTCTCCTCAAAATATTCAAGAACAAATTGCTGAATACGAAGCAAGGGAGATGAAGGAAAATGGGTAA
- a CDS encoding DUF3267 domain-containing protein: MKELLMKLYKELNILEDKKLYNKINLFSIAILIITTVAVLVAHTIIIGEVRLFFSLSTLVWVLGVTLVSLPIHEFIHGIFFKAFSTSGKVKYGFTKGMLYATNPGQVYTKRQFMIIILAPFVINSILFCLLFIFGMDSTAFWIVFILHTAGCAGDFWYIYEIIKNPNITHCEDTPVGAKFFVA; this comes from the coding sequence ATGAAGGAGTTACTTATGAAACTATATAAGGAATTAAACATTCTAGAAGATAAAAAATTATACAATAAAATAAACCTATTTAGTATAGCGATCCTAATAATTACAACGGTTGCTGTGTTGGTAGCTCACACCATTATAATCGGAGAAGTTCGTTTATTCTTTTCTCTATCTACATTGGTGTGGGTACTAGGAGTAACGTTAGTCTCCTTACCAATTCATGAGTTTATTCATGGAATATTTTTCAAAGCCTTTTCTACATCTGGAAAAGTGAAGTATGGGTTTACAAAAGGGATGCTTTATGCGACGAACCCTGGACAAGTTTATACAAAGCGACAGTTTATGATCATTATTTTAGCCCCGTTTGTTATAAATAGTATACTATTTTGTCTTCTATTTATTTTTGGAATGGATAGCACTGCTTTTTGGATTGTATTCATTCTCCATACAGCAGGATGTGCTGGTGACTTTTGGTATATTTATGAAATCATTAAAAATCCAAACATCACCCATTGTGAAGATACGCCAGTTGGCGCTAAATTTTTTGTAGCGTAA
- a CDS encoding C45 family autoproteolytic acyltransferase/hydolase translates to MLKAKVDGLNFMVVVRIILENCQTIEQAIDLFYELPIASNMNLLIADRFQKVAILEAYNGSKGHTIEESRYSLATNHALLEKLKIQEMSILKQSVVRYEAMDQYFSNKQLVTKGDMKAILKAEYPKGVSSLNYEEGFGTVHAALFCISDKTMEFSFGSPMRNEIYQIKVGDNMPNKSFDIDLKNNSYGRDFWDLME, encoded by the coding sequence ATGTTAAAAGCTAAAGTAGATGGTTTAAATTTTATGGTGGTTGTCCGAATTATATTGGAAAATTGTCAAACCATTGAACAAGCTATTGATTTGTTTTATGAACTACCCATAGCATCTAATATGAATTTGTTGATAGCTGATAGATTTCAGAAAGTTGCAATTCTAGAAGCGTATAATGGAAGTAAGGGGCATACAATAGAAGAAAGTAGATACAGTTTAGCTACAAACCATGCATTGCTAGAAAAATTAAAAATTCAAGAAATGTCCATATTAAAACAATCTGTGGTTCGTTATGAAGCAATGGATCAATATTTTTCAAATAAACAATTGGTAACCAAAGGTGATATGAAGGCAATATTAAAAGCAGAGTATCCAAAAGGTGTGTCGTCTCTAAATTATGAAGAAGGTTTTGGAACCGTTCATGCAGCACTATTTTGTATTAGTGATAAAACAATGGAGTTTTCATTTGGTTCTCCCATGCGCAATGAAATATATCAAATTAAAGTCGGTGATAATATGCCAAACAAAAGCTTTGATATTGATTTAAAAAACAACAGTTATGGACGAGATTTTTGGGATTTGATGGAATAG
- a CDS encoding IS3 family transposase (programmed frameshift) codes for MAKFTNVEKIQAVIRYQSGAEGVKSMAKSIGVDHSVLLNWIKQYEYHGEKAFEKCYTSYTLQYKLDVLNYMNEQGTSIRETAAIFNISTHSTLLQWKKQLEAEGIDALEPKKKGRPSMKKSSDHTSKKQKPDEGTPEALQAEIDRLRMENAYFKKVECLSSKQGEITKQDKAQVVYELRHEFPVKALLQLAEIPRSTYYYIVSKFGLPDKDVELKKLIQAIYDEHQGRYGYRRIRDELWNRGHKVNHKKVQRIMKELGLKSLVRMKKYRSYKGKVGNIAPNILDRNFNAEKPNQKWVTDITEFKLFGEKLYLSPILDLYNGEIIAYTIDSRPTYSLVSEMLEKSFKRLSEEDALLIHSDQGWHYQMKQYQHALRERLITQSMSRKGNCYDNAVIENFFGIMKSEFLYLNEFESIEHFKQELEKYIEYYNNKRIKAKLKGLSPVQYRIQTLIAA; via the exons ATGGCTAAATTCACCAATGTTGAAAAAATACAAGCAGTCATTCGCTATCAAAGTGGTGCAGAAGGCGTAAAGTCAATGGCTAAATCCATAGGAGTTGACCATTCAGTCCTCTTAAATTGGATTAAACAATATGAATATCACGGAGAAAAAGCTTTTGAAAAATGCTATACATCTTACACATTGCAGTATAAACTAGATGTACTTAATTATATGAACGAACAAGGGACATCTATCCGGGAAACAGCAGCGATCTTTAATATTTCTACACATTCCACGCTTTTACAATGGAAAAAGCAATTGGAAGCAGAAGGAATAGATGCCCTAGAACCAAAGAAAAAGGGGCGTCCATCCATGAAAAAAAGTTCTGATCATACATCTAAAAAGCAAAAGCCGGATGAAGGGACTCCGGAAGCATTACAAGCAGAAATAGATCGTTTACGCATGGAGAATGCCTATT TTAAAAAAGTTGAATGCCTTAGTTCAAAACAAGGAGAAATTACCAAACAGGACAAAGCGCAAGTAGTCTATGAACTAAGGCATGAATTCCCTGTGAAGGCACTTCTGCAGCTGGCAGAGATTCCACGTAGCACGTACTACTATATAGTAAGTAAATTCGGACTTCCGGATAAAGATGTGGAGTTGAAAAAGCTGATTCAAGCTATCTACGATGAGCATCAAGGACGTTATGGATACCGCCGTATCCGGGACGAGCTATGGAATCGAGGGCATAAGGTAAACCATAAAAAAGTCCAACGCATCATGAAAGAATTAGGTTTAAAAAGCCTAGTTCGAATGAAAAAATATCGCTCTTACAAAGGAAAGGTTGGCAATATCGCACCAAATATTTTAGATCGGAACTTTAATGCCGAAAAGCCAAATCAAAAATGGGTAACGGATATTACAGAGTTTAAATTATTTGGGGAGAAACTCTATCTTTCACCTATACTGGATTTATATAATGGGGAAATCATTGCCTATACAATCGACTCTAGACCTACTTATTCACTTGTATCGGAAATGTTGGAGAAGTCATTTAAACGGTTATCAGAGGAAGATGCACTGCTTATTCATTCGGATCAGGGCTGGCATTATCAAATGAAACAATATCAGCACGCCTTGAGAGAAAGATTGATTACGCAAAGTATGTCACGTAAAGGCAACTGTTATGATAATGCCGTTATTGAAAACTTCTTTGGCATTATGAAATCAGAATTTCTTTATTTAAATGAATTCGAAAGTATAGAGCATTTTAAGCAAGAGCTAGAAAAATATATAGAATACTATAACAACAAACGAATCAAGGCAAAACTAAAAGGCCTGAGCCCGGTACAATACCGAATTCAGACTTTAATAGCTGCTTAG
- a CDS encoding C45 family autoproteolytic acyltransferase/hydolase: protein MKGKGSFVYLEGTSYEIGYNQGKDLSVIPNIQKMLFEDHKKSKARAEDTLENFNMYCPELIDELQGVSDYFNRDVEELRFIQDSYLMGGGCSLAAITPKMTVDEKMYVFRTYDLSPNISDMRLCSTNADNKYSHTGFSVSTFGRSDGLNEYGLCVTFASCGVPVGNHPGIELHPNF from the coding sequence ATGAAGGGAAAAGGAAGCTTTGTTTATCTAGAAGGAACTTCATATGAAATAGGATACAATCAAGGAAAAGATCTAAGTGTTATACCAAACATACAAAAAATGTTGTTTGAAGATCATAAGAAAAGTAAAGCTCGTGCGGAAGATACTTTAGAAAATTTTAATATGTATTGTCCAGAATTGATAGACGAATTACAAGGGGTTTCTGATTATTTCAATAGGGATGTAGAAGAATTAAGATTTATACAAGATAGTTATTTAATGGGTGGTGGTTGTAGCTTGGCGGCTATTACACCGAAAATGACAGTTGATGAAAAAATGTATGTTTTTAGAACGTATGATTTAAGCCCGAATATATCTGATATGAGGCTATGTTCTACGAATGCAGATAATAAGTACTCTCATACAGGTTTTTCTGTTTCAACATTCGGTAGAAGTGATGGTTTAAATGAGTATGGTCTATGTGTAACCTTTGCTTCGTGTGGTGTACCAGTTGGAAACCACCCAGGAATTGAACTGCACCCCAATTTTTAG
- a CDS encoding MerR family transcriptional regulator, giving the protein MVIVIYSIGKFSNISNVPIKTLQYYDSIDLLKPSVVDKTTGYRYYDYQKFSQVERIKALKSLGFSLNEIKEIINGSIKKDLNQKLIEKRNDVIVRKSQLESIISEIDDILNYSKPYFEKKYHISSVYFEYRSSITVISIKEKIEIHQMDQLVERLFQKVYAYNCKIKGNLMTIWHEWDNPLSQETEVMFEIDGDILNNTLENEVKIIPNGEYACVDFVGLYSDLTVAYDQLKDLIVTDSFFIEEYMEGLVPQEMDDMLCVKPLKDADPNNFKTKVMLKL; this is encoded by the coding sequence GTGGTGATAGTTATTTATTCTATTGGGAAGTTTTCTAATATTAGCAATGTGCCGATCAAAACACTCCAATATTATGATAGCATCGACTTGTTAAAGCCTTCTGTTGTTGATAAAACAACAGGGTATAGGTATTATGACTACCAAAAGTTTTCTCAGGTGGAGCGCATAAAAGCTTTAAAGAGTCTCGGTTTTTCTTTAAATGAAATAAAGGAAATAATAAATGGAAGCATAAAAAAGGATTTAAATCAAAAATTGATAGAGAAACGAAACGATGTCATTGTTAGAAAAAGTCAATTAGAAAGCATTATTAGTGAAATAGATGATATATTAAATTATTCTAAGCCTTATTTTGAAAAAAAATATCATATCAGTTCAGTTTATTTTGAATATCGTTCGTCTATAACAGTTATTAGTATAAAAGAGAAGATTGAAATACATCAAATGGATCAGTTAGTCGAGCGCTTATTTCAAAAAGTGTACGCATACAATTGTAAAATAAAAGGGAATTTGATGACTATATGGCACGAATGGGACAATCCATTATCACAAGAGACAGAAGTCATGTTTGAAATAGATGGAGATATATTAAATAATACTTTAGAGAATGAAGTAAAAATTATCCCTAATGGAGAATATGCATGTGTTGATTTTGTTGGTTTGTATTCTGATTTAACGGTAGCTTATGACCAATTGAAAGATTTAATTGTAACAGATTCTTTTTTTATTGAAGAATATATGGAGGGTTTGGTTCCTCAAGAAATGGATGATATGTTATGTGTAAAACCATTAAAAGATGCAGATCCTAATAATTTTAAGACCAAAGTTATGTTGAAATTATAA
- a CDS encoding putative holin-like toxin encodes MTVFETLVLMISFSTLVVAILSQQKK; translated from the coding sequence ATGACAGTATTTGAAACATTGGTGTTGATGATCTCTTTCTCAACCTTAGTTGTAGCTATACTGTCACAACAAAAAAAGTAA
- a CDS encoding class I SAM-dependent methyltransferase, whose protein sequence is MKKNQSSMTSLVSAFGRAYHSKYDTPKIFDDFMAKELISEEEFHAISKNMVDGIQFFNTDIGQKYKDNLEEILKWITQVQLSPISLSRSAYCEKVLLNEVDLGIEQYVILGAGLDTFSLRYPELNNRLKIFEIDHPATQELKKKKLQNVKINIPRNLHFVSMDFTNHFSKQGLTEKGFDHKKTFFSFLGVSYYLTKESNENLIKDLFAGIPEGSSIVFDFADETLFQEKGVSNRVENMVKMASASGEPMKSAFTYNEIESMLEKSGLLIYEHLTSDSINELYFKNRTDYLSAFETIHFVHAVKR, encoded by the coding sequence ATGAAAAAAAATCAGTCCAGCATGACTTCCTTAGTATCCGCTTTCGGTCGAGCATATCACAGTAAATATGACACACCAAAAATATTTGATGATTTTATGGCGAAAGAATTAATTTCTGAAGAAGAATTTCACGCTATTAGCAAGAATATGGTTGATGGAATCCAGTTTTTTAACACAGATATTGGACAGAAATATAAAGATAATCTAGAGGAAATCTTGAAATGGATTACACAAGTTCAACTTTCCCCGATTTCATTATCACGTTCTGCTTATTGTGAAAAAGTATTACTGAATGAAGTTGATTTAGGGATTGAGCAATATGTCATACTGGGAGCAGGATTAGATACTTTTAGTCTCCGATATCCAGAGCTGAACAATAGATTAAAGATATTTGAAATAGATCATCCAGCTACTCAAGAGTTAAAAAAGAAAAAGTTGCAGAATGTTAAAATTAATATACCAAGAAATCTTCATTTTGTTTCTATGGACTTTACGAATCATTTTTCGAAGCAAGGCTTAACAGAAAAAGGGTTTGATCATAAAAAAACTTTCTTTAGCTTTTTGGGGGTTTCCTATTATCTCACTAAAGAGAGTAACGAAAATTTGATAAAAGACTTATTTGCGGGCATCCCGGAAGGTAGTTCTATTGTTTTTGATTTTGCTGATGAAACACTTTTTCAAGAAAAGGGCGTGTCTAATCGAGTTGAAAACATGGTGAAAATGGCTTCGGCAAGCGGAGAGCCAATGAAATCAGCATTCACTTATAATGAAATAGAGAGTATGTTGGAAAAATCGGGCTTGCTAATTTATGAGCATTTGACATCAGATTCGATAAATGAGCTTTATTTTAAAAATAGAACGGATTATTTATCAGCTTTTGAGACCATTCATTTCGTTCATGCTGTAAAGAGATAA
- a CDS encoding serine hydrolase domain-containing protein, whose product MICSGAAVFVIHNDAIVLEEYIGKKSNKPNASDVQEDTQFHVASVRKSYIGFAVAYANYYGYIQSIDDPVLTYLPELEDAIWKNTKIRHLLTHTHGLNQKEETVFREYPVGRNWAYRQVGVHALTQIVKRTTGKTVSEIVNENVFTPLAFSESNWYAHKHEKLVDVILRDKKDANWKTPESTEGDKMNMYVSARELAFWGYLHLKQGNIDGSQTVPKEIIQLATSVQSLRSIDKSLPQNGFLWFVKDLPTKKSEIGEKVPKDSYQILGYTGVNLLVIPRENLVAVRMFNSFGSPEGYDYLSDIRSFGNTIMSCL is encoded by the coding sequence TTGATTTGTTCTGGAGCTGCTGTATTTGTTATTCATAATGATGCCATTGTTTTAGAAGAATATATTGGGAAAAAATCAAACAAACCAAATGCAAGTGATGTTCAAGAAGATACTCAATTTCACGTAGCCTCTGTACGAAAAAGCTATATTGGTTTTGCTGTTGCATATGCCAATTATTACGGTTACATACAAAGTATAGATGATCCGGTATTAACATACCTGCCAGAATTGGAAGATGCCATTTGGAAAAATACTAAAATCAGACATTTATTAACACATACTCACGGTTTGAATCAAAAGGAAGAAACTGTTTTTCGCGAGTATCCTGTTGGGCGAAACTGGGCATATAGACAGGTTGGAGTTCATGCTTTAACTCAAATTGTTAAGAGGACTACAGGGAAAACGGTGTCCGAAATAGTTAACGAAAATGTGTTTACGCCGTTAGCATTCTCTGAATCAAATTGGTATGCGCACAAACACGAAAAACTTGTTGATGTAATACTTCGTGATAAGAAAGATGCAAATTGGAAAACTCCTGAAAGCACAGAAGGCGACAAGATGAATATGTATGTGTCGGCACGTGAATTGGCTTTTTGGGGTTATTTGCACCTTAAACAAGGAAATATAGACGGAAGCCAAACTGTACCAAAAGAAATTATACAATTGGCTACATCTGTACAAAGCCTAAGAAGTATAGATAAAAGTCTACCGCAAAATGGTTTCTTATGGTTTGTAAAAGATTTACCTACAAAGAAATCAGAAATAGGTGAAAAAGTTCCAAAAGATTCATATCAAATACTGGGTTATACAGGTGTTAATTTATTAGTAATTCCCCGTGAAAACTTGGTTGCTGTTCGCATGTTTAATAGTTTTGGTTCACCAGAAGGATATGATTATTTATCTGATATCAGGTCTTTCGGTAATACTATAATGAGTTGTTTATAA
- a CDS encoding DUF2089 family protein gives MGIKDVPGWILSLDEEDLEFIKKFVMQSGSLKKIAKIYDVSYPTVRIKLDRLIEKIKLNDNTDNEEFIQFIKKLSIDDRINLEEAKLIIEKYKQEKGDR, from the coding sequence ATGGGTATAAAAGATGTTCCTGGTTGGATATTGTCATTGGATGAAGAAGATCTGGAATTCATTAAGAAATTTGTTATGCAATCAGGTTCCTTAAAAAAAATTGCGAAAATTTATGATGTATCTTATCCAACAGTGAGGATTAAGTTGGATAGGTTAATTGAGAAAATAAAATTAAATGATAATACGGATAATGAGGAATTTATTCAGTTTATTAAAAAACTATCAATAGATGACCGGATTAACTTAGAAGAAGCAAAACTAATTATTGAAAAATATAAACAGGAAAAAGGTGACAGATAA
- a CDS encoding Imm6 family immunity protein — protein MVNTNFSSLTEDGKVIFFLGLSEKVLSVFSQKEDQILAQEVIYKCWGWLKGKENIGDILYELLVNEENGITIIQEISDNETDVLAWNCVIDAVAYTSRKAFEREGVKYYPEPIALVDDTLVDHFMDCFAKCIEDSDTYIQRIVLLLDEYKNRNIEGDLRTEVLRGLQIIN, from the coding sequence ATGGTTAATACTAACTTTAGTAGTTTAACAGAAGATGGTAAAGTAATATTTTTTCTTGGACTTTCAGAAAAAGTTTTGTCGGTATTTTCTCAAAAGGAAGATCAAATTTTAGCACAGGAAGTTATATATAAATGTTGGGGATGGCTAAAAGGTAAAGAAAATATAGGGGATATTCTTTATGAATTATTAGTTAATGAGGAAAATGGTATAACAATAATCCAAGAGATATCTGATAATGAAACAGATGTCTTAGCTTGGAACTGTGTTATTGATGCTGTTGCTTATACTAGTAGAAAAGCATTTGAAAGAGAAGGCGTCAAATATTATCCAGAACCAATTGCTTTAGTTGATGATACATTAGTAGATCATTTTATGGATTGCTTTGCGAAATGTATAGAGGATTCAGATACTTATATTCAGAGAATAGTTCTTTTATTGGATGAGTATAAGAATAGGAATATTGAGGGTGATTTGCGGACAGAAGTTTTAAGGGGATTACAAATAATAAATTAA
- a CDS encoding YolD-like family protein: MVNNRGTIKWTSIMMPEHIEMLQEMWKEQDYKEKPILDEQQQEEINTKLLMAVANDLTVELKYFDKHDFYKVKGKITSINKQNKYINIVGQRLPIECMINVRIK, from the coding sequence ATGGTTAATAATCGAGGTACAATAAAATGGACATCTATCATGATGCCTGAACATATTGAAATGCTTCAAGAAATGTGGAAGGAACAGGACTATAAAGAGAAGCCGATTTTGGATGAACAGCAGCAAGAGGAAATAAACACAAAATTACTGATGGCTGTAGCAAATGATTTAACTGTCGAATTAAAGTATTTTGATAAACATGATTTTTATAAAGTAAAAGGTAAGATAACCAGTATCAATAAGCAAAATAAATACATAAACATTGTTGGGCAACGTTTGCCTATTGAGTGCATGATTAATGTACGGATAAAATGA
- a CDS encoding tyrosine-type recombinase/integrase has product MLAEAGVDITTIMKRVGHEDIDTTKRIYTHVTDKMKRDGTEKISNLYGNILEKTTF; this is encoded by the coding sequence ATGCTAGCCGAAGCTGGTGTTGATATTACTACAATCATGAAGCGCGTTGGCCATGAAGATATTGATACTACTAAGCGGATTTACACACATGTTACGGATAAAATGAAAAGGGATGGAACCGAAAAGATATCTAATCTTTACGGAAACATCCTTGAAAAAACAACTTTTTAA
- a CDS encoding SMI1/KNR4 family protein, which yields MNIIKLTKLYKKFLLKWNGGKVAPNLFTISDEQGRSVLNVFYGIGNMYDNLADFIDIMDGRLPAGFIPIGDDPAGNAICLGTKQPYYEKIYFWDHEQEPENPDDMSNMYFLANNIDEFLNSLYGEVEQNNS from the coding sequence TTGAATATAATTAAACTTACCAAATTATATAAGAAGTTTTTATTAAAATGGAATGGTGGAAAAGTAGCTCCTAACTTATTTACTATATCGGACGAACAAGGCAGAAGTGTATTAAATGTATTTTACGGAATCGGTAATATGTATGATAATCTGGCTGATTTTATAGATATAATGGACGGAAGGTTACCGGCAGGATTTATTCCAATTGGAGATGACCCAGCAGGTAATGCTATATGCTTAGGCACTAAGCAACCGTATTATGAAAAAATTTATTTCTGGGATCATGAGCAGGAACCAGAAAATCCTGATGATATGAGTAATATGTATTTTTTAGCTAATAACATTGACGAATTCCTGAATAGTTTATATGGAGAAGTTGAACAAAATAACTCTTAG
- a CDS encoding HNH endonuclease yields the protein MDEEDYKNSNIKAGLSKDSDPPVASLYETPEGYTWHHHQDGRTMILVDKKIHREFTHAGGISVVNRK from the coding sequence ATAGATGAAGAAGATTATAAAAACTCTAATATAAAAGCGGGATTAAGCAAAGATTCTGATCCACCGGTCGCTTCTTTATACGAAACGCCTGAAGGTTATACTTGGCATCACCATCAAGACGGAAGAACAATGATTCTTGTTGACAAAAAAATTCATAGGGAATTTACTCATGCCGGTGGAATTAGCGTCGTTAATAGAAAATAA